Genomic DNA from Danio rerio strain Tuebingen ecotype United States chromosome 5, GRCz12tu, whole genome shotgun sequence:
TATGCTGCCCGTAGACGGGCGTTCTATCACGCAACCAAATGACGCGAGGTGGTTCGAAACGCGATTGGTGTTTCCAGAGTCGGTGACCATGAGAGCTTCCTCCTGATTGGCGTTTGTAGAGTCAATGATATAAGACATCAAACCTGATTGGTTTAGACTACAGAGGCGATTCACGTGTATGTCAGTGGACAATCCGAAGCGATGCGTTTGTGTGTAACGATTTCTCGGTTATTTAGCTAAACTTTATACTCTAATGTATgttggtgaatgaatgaatgtaaaattttAGTAAGATAATATCGCTGTTGTCAGAATACACTTGTACATCTTCCTGGAAAAGCAGAAGCTGTAATATTCAGGATGCAAAGCAGAGAGTTGTTCGTTTCAGCACCTGGGAAAGTAATTCTCCACGGCGAGCATTCTGTCGTGCATGGGAAGGTAAGTGTCTGTTTTGTTATTAGAGACATAATAATGTACGAGTCTAACTGATGTGTTATAAATTTAGAAATGTCATTggtttagaacaggggtgtccagactcggtcctggatgaccggtgtcctgcatattttagttccaaccccatttaaacacacctaaaccagctaatcaagctctttcttgaTAACgttatactagaaactttcaggcaggtgtgctaaactatgcaggacaccgcccccccaagaccgagtttggacacccctggtttagaagaAGCTCTGCACACAGATGCAAGGCAAGTTGTATTGTCTTGTAAAAATAAATTCTCATTTAATGCTTTCCATTTATTCAAAGAAGTGTTGGAAATGTTGGAATTATTATTTGAGCAAGCTGTTGCattcaatatttaataaaactaGCTTTAAATGTCAGAGAAACTGATActattttgtgtctgtgtgtttaattatttgtttattttgctttattaggTTCATCTTAGGTCAGACaataaaatatgcataatatTGGTACAtatatgggacattctaccaaACATGTACATTATCTGTCGCTGAAACAAAAgtataaatacagtgaataaaaagtatttcatcacagaaatgtctaaaatggactgatggttgatttctgtaaGTTGTTTTGTAgaggaatatgtcattcatttggctctcagatgttttttctttattaaaaacactacaaatgtacaaaccctgtcacTGTCCTTGTCTTCAGCCCGATttaacctacagctttaatagttttgtgaaGCTAAAAACGTGTTAGAAGGGAAAAAAAGCTTctgaaatagcaagtttaagttgttatcaaTCACATCACttgattaaaattataaatacactTTACAAATAAAGGctgcaaaaatataatatataataatacaaataattttacaGTTGTCCACACGTTTCTGCTAGtactgtcacatttgcattaaatataacataaaataagtgGAATACACTATACGCTATGACTCAGAAGTGACATTATTTGATGGAGAAGTTAACAATGATCAAGGATGCcttctatcattgaattgtatgattctATGCTTGTTTTGGTAAACTTAATTATACActaaattagtaaataattaatgaggtaaaataccacatatatacacaaaaatatacacacacaagataacataaaaataagaataataacaaacaaaacaaaaggaaaaatccatttaatttttttagaaaaGGGCATCAGTTTTTCTGGACTGTTCtggcttttgttttattgcaaacCGAATCTTTCCCATTCTGAGAGCATGTAGGAAATCAAAAACCCATTGTCGATAAGAAGGTGgggaaatgtgttttattttgaggGATAATGATGGTTATGGTCAAAGGTGAGGGGGCAATTCAGGTCTGCTATGTCAAAATACCGTTAAATCTATTTAATTTTTCCTGTTCTTCATCAATGTTAAACAGGTTGCCTTGGCTGTGAGTGTGAATCTGCGCACATACCTGCGGCTGCAGTCCACGTCATCTGGTCAAGTGTGCATCAACCTCCCCAATATTGACACTTTTCTGTCCTGGGAAATAACTGCACTGCAGCCTCTACTTGCTGGCTCTAAAGGTGAGAGGAGATatgtattagtttttattaaaatgatagcAAAATTGAAAATTGTTATTTACTCCTATGTTCCACATCTCAATTTTGGATGAACAGTTTATTAAGGatacaaaaatgcatttttgaaAAAAGCAATAATCTCTAGCACACGTTTCTTTGTTTCAGCTGAGCAGAGGGACCCCAAGGAACTTGATGCAGATCTTTTAAAGAAACTCAGAGAATTCACTGGCATTTCAGATGATTCCACAGACACAAGGAGCATGGCAGTGTTGGCTTTTCTCTACATGTACATCACTGTTTTTGCAGAGTAAGAAACCTTTGTTTCTTTGCATCATTTATTAAGACCGCAGCTATTCAAAACCTTCATGTAatgcaaataattaatttcgtaTACTATTATTTTATGGGTTCTTTGATTTTAATTACTACtgtatatgaaatgtgctatataagtgAACTTGCCTTGCTATGCCTTCTTGAGGATATTTTTCCCCCCAGGTCTTTGGCCAGTATCACAGTGTCTGTGTGGTCAGAGTTGCCCACAGGAGCTGGTTTAGGCTCCAGTGCTGCCTATAATGTTTGTCTGTCTGCTGCATTGCTGTCTGCTAGAGGAAACATATCACCTCTGCTTATGGCTCAGCAGGAGTCTGCCAGGTAACGCTTCATTTTGGGGCTTTTATGTAGATATTGAAACCAGCGCAACAATCCCTAACTTGATTTACTTTTAActctttaaatcaggggtcaccaatctctgtcctgttatttattgttatttattatagtaAGAGTCTTTTTGACATACCCTGTAGTCTTTTGTTTAGCAGATTTAAAATTCCAAATCCTTCATCTTGCAATGGAATTATTCAGCAAGTTTATGTAAATGTATGgtgaaaaatatacatttttcagGGGGAAAAGATTAAAAAGGGATAAGATTTAGCTGAATGATTCTGAATGtggttattcctttttttttcctcaataaaataattgttgatgatgataataataataaatagttaatattaataatattacaatagttattataagttattacaattttaattaacTATTTCCAGtttcattatattttaaattgaatttactgtgaatttagcAACCAAtagttaatatttaatattttatattgatattGGGGTGGCGCAGGGGGTAGCGACTCACCGCAAGAAGCAAAGACATGCactctaggtgaattgggtaagctaaattgtccgtaatgtatgtgtttGAAAGagaatgtatgtgtgtttcccagtgatgggttgcagctggaagggcatccgctgcataaaacatatgctggataagttggcggtccactctgctgtggcgacccctgataagccgaaaagaaaatgaatgaatgaataatgatatTTACAATTCTTTGATAGATAGGAAGTTCAAATGAACAGCGTTTACTAAACATCTATGATGGTGATTATAAGTATTATTTAAAAACGATCTGTTATCTATTGaggttattcattttttttctgtttgtgttgCAGGTGGAGTAAGGATGAGATGGAGCTGATTAACAGGTGGGCGTTCATGGGTGAGAAGATCATTCATGGTAACCCTTCAGGGGTGGACAATGCTGTGGGCACATGGGGTAagactcttagggtgctttcacacctacacttttgtttcggaacgtatctcgtttgcccagttagcgcggttcgattggcatatgtgaacagggcaatcgcgctctgttccgcgccaaagtaatcgctccgagatcgcttgagtgaggtggtctcggctcgattgaaacgaaccctggagcggttcgattgcagtgacaaagcgatccgatccgagcgcggttatatcacagtattttatggatatgtaataggcttacggctatatggagagagaattatgagtagggcgggaagtttcgcgagtctccggatgcccgcaaacgagtgatgatctcccggtaatcttgcgtctctctcccagtcctcaaataggccttctcacccctccccaccgcatttctcctcagacacgtcacgcgcgcaccctgtcaatcaccaccaaaccaccacctctcctgacagctgagcaggacactgcaaaataaaccctgacactctgaccaatgtaaggagagtttactcgcacgcgacttgttttagctcttttggtccgattagaaactttgccgtgtgaaagcgaaccgctccaagagcaaagagcaacaatgtaacaattttaatctctgtttcggaacaactgaatcgattcacaggtgtgaaagcacccttaaccTGTGCTAAAAAATTATTAGTCCGtacaacaaaaaagactttcagatattttaggtcagtgccactgatgttttcaaaagttgattaGATGTCAGCGCCAATGTTGTAGTGATTAGTGCGTGGACACATGGTACTCCAGTGTTCACGGCGACCCGATTTCGAGTTCTGCCTCAAAGgttaaagtctagatcggatatgcagccggccggaagtgcgatatgcacattaatatagcagcatttttatttatgaaactgtataacaataatttctatttttacagtactgtgacggttgggtttagggttggggtgggagtaggcattaaaaaatacaatttattgggtaatttaacaGAGAACATAAAtgatactcggtacaactacatttttaacattattatgacggttaggtttagggttgggggggggtagatgttaataaaatacaataaatctgaaatttaataaataatataaatagtttacATAAACTTTCAGCCGCAACCGTATCTGAGCTAGCAACAACCGCCTCAAAGTCCTATAtcgatcctttccctctctcctctCCCCACGCTTTCCTGTCTGTACTCTCTGTCGTATCAAtttaaggtaaacaaataaataaatgttaagtacatgagaaaaaaacaaaaggaaattatttcactcaacttcaggcatTCCAGTTATGCAGACAAAAGaatgttcagttggcacaacttaaaagGTTTTGTTACGgagtagttcacctctccagaaaacaAATAATCTTATGTTCAactcaactaaatgttttttgtatttctgATATGTAATTATAGTTCAGTGCAGCTGATGCTTTCAAAAGTTTTTGAACAAGAAAAGGCGAAATGAAATAAGGATTATGATTTTTGTTGTACTGACTTAATTTTTtacattatgcatttattattatgcttctttctttaaatatatttttttctgtccttTCTATAATAGGTGGCTTCTTAAGATATCATTCTGGAAATATAACTCCATTAAGCTggtaaaatgtcattcaaaaatcatcaaaatattgtttttgcatTATCATATTATTACTGTCATATTATTACAACCAGCAGACTTTTCTAAGTTTGTTTTTGGGTTAATTTCCTCCATAGGGTTCCCATTTTGAGGATCCTTCTCACTAACACCAAAGTACCACGTAGTACCAAAGTGCTTGTTTCTGGAGTGAAGGACAAAATTAACAAGGTAGTAAATGGCTCCCCTCTCCCCCCTTTCTATATTTTCATTCCTGTGCCCTTCAATTAGCATAATGGCTGGTGTTGTGTGAGGGAGGAACACTCCAGGGGCTTGGTGCTGAGTGCCTTTTAGAAGAGCTCCAAATGAAACACTCTGCCAACCTTCCTGTGTTCCGTTACCCTGACAACGGCAGCAGGTAGCCTCACCGCTGGCACATCCTGGCTAGTGAAGTGGAATTCCAGTATTATCAGGTTGGCAAAGAGCAAAGAGTCAGGGCGGACTTTAAAGGGGTCATTTTCTGCATATTTGTGCCATTATTAGTCAAAGCAGTAAGCTATAGCCAGTCATGATTTAGCCGTATTTCTTTTAAAGTGTGCTGTAATGGAGTGGTTGACTTACAAAAGAAACAGCATGGTCATTTATTTACCCTTACACCATTCCAAACCTacatcagtttctttcttctacagTAAACTACACAAAAGAGAATTTCTTATGGAATATTGTGGTATTTATAGTAAATTATTTATCCAGAGAATTCATGTGCCCTTGTAATCTTTGATCAAATAGCATCTCCTCGCTCTTGCATTGACATTGCCTGTCTTTTTTGCTCATGCATTTACTGTTGCAAGAATGACAGTCACACTTTCATCGGTAGCTAATGGCAAAAATCTAGTTAATTCATATTGGACCAATTCAAGTTTTGTCATGTTTTGCTTCTTATAAAAGCCGTTTCAAACTGACATCACAATAAGAGATAATTTGCTATTGCAACTTCAGTGTCCTGCTAACTTTAACACTTGGTGAAGAGTGTGAGTGATTTTTGGACTTCATACTGCAGACCAGTAGGTGGCATAAGTTTGCTAgtatttttctgacattttaATATGAGCTGGTAaaatatggagctaataatatgccaaaacaatctgaatttatattgtgttcatttgaattattgacaaatgtaatttaataaatctgaatttgtATATGccattaaaatcattttaaattaaaatttcttaatttgaatttcataacctaaatattgaacatctgaattcttaaagggccatgacaccccccactttcggttaaagtctacttcagaattttttcaaaagatgcatgattaatgggtgtggagctccgcgagcatcaggcaagagtgggcgtggccagcaggggagaacgtgagcgaatgaagctagctcacaaaatgagacaaaccgtgaggagacgcatgagtttatagtttacaaagttaaaatgcaaagaaatgaacagtgatttaatgccctgctacatttgttattcgtaatttcatatacagacaaccacattttatatcattataaagataagtgtgttcatgtaaaccgtataaatgaggacttctccctcaatccccgtatccagcaaactcagtgcagcaggtctcctgacctgtttattttaaccgttagccctgctggtaatctggaggatttaggcaaacacagcagcacagtgatgtgtctgaatgtgaatgaactcctgataaaagacagcgtccgccattctctaattctcgtgctgctctcccgacaaaaatgctagcagcacacacacagctttgctgtatgatcggccctgacaagatcgcgggggaaaacatgcagcaaaccacgtggatcatggaaacaaacgcatatgagccttcatgaacggctaaatactgtgtgcccgtgccgtgggtccgtgacgtgtctcacagctcgggcttgactctggtaggtctggcaggtctcatgaataattaagcagacggctcttctcataggataagaaaactccgctatgaataataatgagaaaccgacgcgtcatcattgcacttgcagtactgggctacgtcaccgattttgatcccgccccaaaaatcattttaaacccggaagctgaaattagctgacaaaagctcaaaattatccagttttccccacaattacagctgacaggtgctaacattgtcttaactgatgctcaacacacacaaatctgttaatataaaaaaacgttctccagggtgtcctgaacctgtAAGGCTGAATTTTTATAGACGTTTTTTCACTTGATGaaacttgattttttatttattttttttttgtgtgtgtgtgtgttctgaattCCTAGACTGCAGATATAAAGTTTGTAAATATacagtttcaagttttcaagataaggaaattcagaacatcaaattcaatatcTTAAAATTCAAAACCAGAGGCTCTAGTATTCAATGTTTTATGAAGATGTAATTatactattaaaaaaacatttaatactgCAATTTAGTTGCTGTTGTATTATGATACCATACTTGACTAAATCTGACAGTAATATAATTGTCTTTTGCAACATTGGATGTGTCGAGCTTTAAGTAGATGATCTTCCTTTAAGTAATGCTGTTTTCTCATCTGTGTTTGTACAGCACTTATCTTTCCTTTCAGTCTTCTGCACTGTGATGTTTTGCAGTTTCCCTCTGTAATGAGGCCAGTTCTGGAGTCAGTGAGTGCAGTGTCCTGCACTTGTGAACAGACACTCACTGAGATGGcagaacatggaccttcagctgAACACTACAACATACTCGAGGTACAGTCTCACAGCTAAACCAAGTAGTGCttatattcatttttacaaaaacttcaaagtaaaaaaaataaataaataaataagtatataattgAGTAAATAATTTTCTATAGGGATCATTTTGGGGATGGTAGGGAAAATAAACTTTACCGTTAACTTTAAAAGTTTGGTAAAgctttataataaaaatagttgCTTATTTTTCCTGCATTTGTTCGAGTAAAAATACAGTGAAATAGTGAATTATTaccttcttttgtttgtttgtttcaaaacGTTCTCtgcatattattgttatttaatcatGGGAAGACAAAGCAGAATTTTCAGCATCCATTATTACTTTAGTCTTTTTAGTGATTTCTGGTAAAAACATTCATCCTGCTTTAATATTTATGAGGAACCtttgattaattttattcaaaACGTCAGTTAAAAACAAAGTTAAACAGAACAGCATTTATTGGAAATGGCACTTCTAAATTCTCGGCTGACACATTTGGTTAGTTTGATGCAACTTTCTGCTTTTATCTTCTGTCATattctttatttgtttcatttttggggTGTACCAATGTGTTGGTAAATGTTAGTAAAAATAATATTGCTTGGGTTTGTatcatcatttaatttttataaataaggATGTGAGTAGCAAAAAGGACTGGTGACTTAAAACACCCAGTCAACTCAAATCAATTGTGGCTACATCTTAGCAAAGACAAATTTCATACAGCTTGAAGTAAATGAGAAGTGACATTGCAAACTCAGCCTTTGCCTAACCTAAAATGTTACTGGGGTCATGTTGTTGTAAAATCTGACTCATATCGAtcatatttgcaaaaataaagttGCAAAGTTAACAGAACACCCAATGTAAATTAATTTGGTTTGATTTAATGTATTCATGGTTGCCTTGTTACATTATATTAGTGCTTGTACACTTTTACATTGAATTGTTTGGGCACAGGGGGCtataaatacagtgtgtgtgtgtgtgtgtgtgtgtgtgtgtgtgtatatatatatatatatatatatatatatatatatatatatatatatatatatatatatatatatatatcaacacatttctaaacatagtagttttaataacacatttgttataactgatttattttgtctttgccatgatgacagtaaataatatttgactagatatttttcaagactttaagtgacatttaaatgcttaactaggttaattagcttaactaggcaggttagggtaattaggcaattgaTTGTATAACGATgctttgttctatagactatctggaaaaaaatagagcaaaaatgttgtccttaaaatggtgcttaatttaaaaactgcttttattctagctgaaataaaacaaataagactttttccagaggaaaaaatattatcacacatactgtgaaaatttccttgctctgttatataatatgtatgtgtgtgtgtgtgtgtgtgtgtgtgtgtgtgtgtgtgtgtgtgtgtgtgtgtgtgtgtgtgtgtgtgtgtgtgtgtgtgtgtgtgtgtgtgtgtgtgtgtgtgtgtgtgtgtgtgtgtgtgtgtgtgtgtgtgtgtgtgtgtcagtgaggtAGCACAATCAcaactgtaaatacattttatacatttaaacataaaaGGAGTTAATATCAAGTGTGCTTCTTTTCagacaaataatttttttctgttttgccaacaaaaaaaataacaataaaatactgGACAATGCTGGACAACCTTCTCTTTGTGTTTCATTTGTTGTCCTCTCCTGACTTTCCTTTTAAATAACCAAAGAAATGATCAATATTTGTTATcccggatggatggatggatgggtgggtggatggatggatggagatggaTTGTATTGATCCTTTTAAGTAAATCCTCTCTGTGTCATTTGTCATCAGGAGCTGATTGATATAAACCAGCATCATCTGAATGTGATGGGTGTGGGTCACTCATCTCTGGACACACTGTGTAGAGTCACTCTGTCCAAAGGGCTACACAGCAAACTGACAGGGGCAGGAGGAGGAGGGTGTGGAATCACACTTTTGCGACCAGGTATCAGCACAACATGCAAGAGCATATTTTCATACACAAcatgaaacatgagcacacattgcttagcgtcttattaacacaaccaagccttaaaattacattctggaccacccctttaagtgaGAAGCTATGCAAACAGCTTTCAGTATCACAGAATGATTTTTGCGACCATTGCATTCGATATTTTGCGTAGTTTGGCAGAAAACTAAGGCTCTGTGTAGGAAATGCTGCTGCAGCTGAACATACATGCTGGAGATTTACAGCTGATTGCAGAGTCGGTTTTATGAAATAATGCACACGGCATTCGACATGCAGTTTATCGTTCAGCCCTACCCTGCACTAGTAAAAATCTTTTCCAGTTTATCTGCACTGGAAACAAAGAACTTTAATATCTGTTTTCATTGAACACCTGGACATTGTGAAATCCCAGCAAACAAACAAGCAGATGCTGCTGTTAAAAAAGACTTTTCACAGTTATTGCAAGCTGTttaaccccccacccccacccccattCCCAACCATTTTAAAATGACCACAGCACCTTACTGTTGGTTAATAAAAAAGTTCCaccaaaaaatgctaatttacagtTAATTTGATCACCTTCAGGCTAATGAAGATGACTTTTCTTCAGTAGATCATTTAAAGAATGTCATCCTTGGTCATTCATATAATGCAAACCAATGGTTATTGGTTTTTGACATAAAAAGCACGTACAAACAAGTCCAAATCAATTCCAGTATCTACTGATGACACACCGAGGTCTTATGAAGTAAGCGATCTGTCTGTGCAAGAAATTGAAcattgtttataatattattagctttaagtGTTATTAGCTTGTATGATTTTGTAATCAAtgttttagtacagggtagtaaATTATGAATACTTCGTTCTTATGTCTCTGCCGTAATCACCTAGTTTGTGATAAGGAGGTGGTCTTGTGTGGCTGTTTGAACACGTACGACTAAATGAGCATTTGCACTTTAAAAGCAATCGTACGACTATCTCTCTGGAAGGGGTCGAAGGTGGACAATCTCACAACATTTCTCTATTTGCACCTGTATGTAATTTTCATTGTTGTCCACTAGTGTTCACTCTTTTGAGGGGCGCATTTTAATATCACATGTggcttttatttttagtaattgcTGGTATCAAATTATTTGTTCGTTTTCTTAGTGCCGAATAGAAAATTTCATAATCGCACACAaatgtttttaacattaaatGCACATTCACTGTTACGTCATTCAATTTTTGCAGAAACCCTTATTGCAAATCTTTTTATCTAAATCAAGCTGTTAAGTTTAATACACTGCTCATTTACGTTATTTTAGTTGGTTACATGCATGAAAATAGCAAAGAGAACTGGTATGCCTCTCTTTGAGACACTCCAAAAATTAAAATAGGCTCGTTTTAGCCTATTGAACAAATGCCCTACAGGTTAACGGTAGCGTTGttaccatttttaatccattcagctgatctttaTGTTTGGTggcagcacttttagcttagcttagcataaagaattaaattgaattaggCCGTTAGCATCGATGTCGCtcaaatttttaaaagtttagaTTTTTCCTTTTTAGAGCTTGACTGGTTCGTAGTTACATTATGTACTCGGACTGACAGATCAAAAatattgctattttctaggctgatatgatTAGGAACAGTACTCTTGTTGTGTAAAAattaaggaactttgctgctcATGTGCACTGATATTATGCAGATTTTAACTCGAgggggggtgtccaaactcggtcctggagggccggtatcctgcaaagtttagctccaactgccATTCAGTGTTGCCAGACATACGATAATTATCGGATTTGTCTGATAATTTCGACCTCTGTACGATGTACAATCAATAATGAAAAATCCTATAATGTACAATAATTTCAGAATATTATggcatttaaaattaattacattgtAATCTTAAGGAGGCTTCTATACTTTTTGATCTAGCTGCATCTTTTGTCTACTGTCTGTGAGGAGAACTTGGACACGTTTTCTATCACATCTTACATTACATTTTCTCAGCCAA
This window encodes:
- the mvk gene encoding mevalonate kinase (The RefSeq protein has 2 substitutions compared to this genomic sequence), with amino-acid sequence MQSRELFVSAPGKVILHGEHSVVHGKVALAVSVNLRTYLRLQSTSSGQVCINLPNIDTFLSWEITALQPLLAGSKAEQRDPKELDADLLKKLREFTGISDDSTDTRSMAVLAFLYMYLTVFAESLASITVSVWSELPTGAGLGSSAAYNVCLSAALLSARGNISPLLMAQQESARWSKDEMELINRWAFMGEKIIHGNPSGVDNAVGTWGGFLRYHSGNITPLSWVPILRILLTNTKVPRSTKVLVSGVKDKINKFPSVMRPVLESVSAVSCTCEQTLTEMAEHGPSAEHYNILEELIDINQHHLNVMGVGHSSLDTLCRVTLSKGLHSKLTGAGGGGCGITLLRPETDTSVIQSAVEELKACGFDCWETSIGAPGVQQHSSAAISPDVLKILNSY